In Streptacidiphilus sp. P02-A3a, the DNA window CCGGTACAGGGTTCCGGCGGTGTCGCCGGAGGTCAGCAGGGACACCGTGCCGGGTCCCTGGTTGCCGTTGGTGAACGCTGGAGCAGTTTCTCCACGGTCGGGCCGCTGCCGTCGCAGACCTGGGCGGCGGTCAGCGTCAGCCACTGGCCGTGGCCCAGGTCCAGGCGCTGTCCCGAGGTGACCACCACGACGGAGGCGGGGCGGGCGCTGGGGGCGGCGGCACCGCTCGGGGCCGCGTAGGCGTTGACCGGGGCCAGTGCTGCGGCTGCCAGCGCGCAGACCGCCAGCGGCTTGATGAGGTGGGTGCGCAGGGCTGTCGACCATCGTCGGGCTCCTTGTTCCGGGGCTCCCCCGTGGGTGCCCTCTGCCGTACTCACCGCGGTCCGGCGGGAAAGGTTGCACGGCCCGGCGGACGAGTTCCGCGCCGTGGTACCGGGCGTCCGCGGGGGGCCCGGAGGGGCGGGGCGGGCGACATTATGCTGGGGGCATGGTCGAGTCCTTGCCTTCGGTGGTCGCGGGTCGGTGGCGGCCGGGGACCGGGGTTCGCCGGGCGTGTCGCGCGCGTGGGGCGGCGCGCGCTGGTGGAGTCGCTGTACCTGCTGACCGCGCCGCCCGGCGCTGTGGTCGGGCTGCTGCTGCTGGTCGGCGGCCTGGGGGTCGCGGCGGTCGGTTCGCTGCTGCCGGGCGGGGCGCCGGTCGCGGGCCGGGCGCTGGCGCTGGCGCGGTGGCCCGGGGACCTGGAGTGGTGGCGGATCGGCCGGCTGCGGTCGCGGACCGGGGTGCCCGGCGCGGGCCGGCGGCCGAGGCCGCGGGAGGCGGACGCCGCGGACCCGGGGCTGTGGCTCGACCTGGCGCACGCGGTGCTGGTGCTCCCAGTGGTCCTGGTCACCTCGGCGGTGACCGCGCTGTGGTGGTTCGTGGCGGTCGCCACCGCCACCTATCCGCTGCGCAGCCAGGGTTCGCCCGGGGCGCTGCGGCCGATGACCCTGTACGCGGGCAGCGACCGCTCCCATATCGCCCTGGGCCTGGGGCTGACCTCGCCGGGCGGGCGGCTGGGTTTCGCGGTCACGGTGTGCGTGCTGCTGCTGGTGACCCTGCCGCTGGTGACGCGGGCGGCCGTCGCCGCGCAGGCGGGTCTGGGGCGGGCGCTGCTGCCCACCGTGTGGGCCCTGCACCGGCGGATCAGCGGGCTGGAGCGGGAGCGCGACAGTGCCCGGGCGCAGGCTGTCGCGGCGGTGTCGGCAGAGGCGCGGGCCCTGCGCCGGCTCGAACGCGACATCCACGACGGGCCCCAGCAGCACCTGGTGCGGCTCGCGCTGGAGTTGGGCCGCGCCCAGCACCATTTCGACAGCAGGCCGGGGCCCGCCGGGTCACTGCGGTCCGCCATTCACCCGGGGTGTGGCCTGCCACACCCCGGGCCGCGCGTCCCAGGCCGTGTACCGGACGCCTCGGGCGGGGGCCGCCCGAGGCGTCGGGTGTCCGTTCAGTGGGCGCTGACCGGCTCCAGGACGAAGACCGGGATCACCCGGTCCGTCTTCTGCTGGTACTCGGCGTAGTCCGGCCAGACCTCGACCGCGCGCGACCACCACAGGTCCCGCTCCGCGCCCTGGACCTCGCGGGCCGTCATGTCCTGCCGTACCGCGCCGTCCTGGAGCTCGACCAGCGGGTGCGCGACCAGGTTGTGGTACCAGGCGGGGTGGCTCGGCGCGCCGCCCTGCGAGGCCACCACGGCGTACGCTCCCTGGTGCTCCACCCGCATCAGCGGGTTCTTGCGGATCTTGCCGCTCTTGGTCCCGAGGCTGGTGAGGACGATGACGGGCACATCCCGCAGCGTCGTTCCCTCGGTGCCCCCGGAACCCTCGTACAACGCGACCTGGTCGCGGACCCACTGATCCGGGCTCGGCTGGTACTCGCCGCTGAGAGGCATGCTGTTCCCGTCCTTCGCAAGGCGGAGCCGAGGCGGGTGACCTGCTGTCAGCCGCCTCGGGTCCGCGGTTCGACCTGCTGTTCCCATGATCCACCACGGCCGCGTCCCGGTGGGGGGCGGCGCGACGGAGCGGTGCCCGCAAGCGGCCGGGCGCACCGGTTCAGCCCTGCAGTGCCTCGGCCAGTTGCCGGTAGCCGACCTCCGGCAGTTCGCCGTCCTCGGTCAGGAGTTGGACCACGACCTCGTCCGCGCCCGCGCGCAGGTGCGCGCGCAGCGCGTCGGCGGCCTGCTCCGGGGTGCCGTGCGGGGCGAGCGCGTCGATCAGCCGGTCGCTGCCCCCGCCGGCCAGGTCCTGGTCGGACCAGCCGAAGCGGCGCAGGTTCGAGGTGTAGTTGGCCAGGCTCAGGTAGGGCTTCTCGACGCGGGGGCGGCCGATCGCGCGGGCGCGGACCGGGTCCGCCTCCAGCACCACCTTCTGCTCGGGTGCGAGCAGGGCGTCCGGGCCCAGGATCTCGCGGGCGGTGCGGGTGTGTTCCGGGGTGACCAGGTAGGGGTGGGCGCCGCCGGCGCGGTCGGCGGCCAGCCGCAGCACCCGGGGGCCGAGCGCGGCCAGTACCCGCCGGTCCTGCGGCACGCCCTCGGCGTCCAGCACGTCCAGGTAGGACACCAGTGCCTCGTAGGGGCGCACGTACCGCTCGCCGGTGAACTCGCGGTGGCCGGCGCCGATGCCGAGCAGGAACCGGCCCGGGTGGCGTTCCTGCAGCCGCTGGTAGGAGGCGGCGACGGTCTTGGCGTCGTCCTTCCAGATGTTGACGATCCCGGTGGCCAGGCCGATCGTCGAGGTCGCGTCGAGCAGTCGCTCGGCCGCGGCCAGGTCACCGTCGGGAGACCCGCCGATCCAGATGCGTCCGTAGCCGAGCTTCTCCAGCTCGACGGCCAGTTCCGGTGTCAGGCCGTCGGCGTTTCGCCACACCGCGAGCGTGCCCGCCCCGTCGCCAGTCCCCGCGTTCGCCACCATGCACTGCTCCCTGATGCTCGTCCGGTCCTCGACCCGTCCTGCGGGTCAACCTACCCGCGGCCGGACGTGTTCCCGCTCTCCCGCGCTGACTTGGGGCATTTCCCTCAGTTCCTTCACCAGCAGTTCGAACCGCAGGTCGCCGCGCGTGGGCCGGCCGAAGCGCTCGTTGCCGTAGGGGAAGTCGCTCAGCTGCCCGGTGCGGGCGTAGCCGCGGCGCACGTACCAGGCGATGAGGTCCTCGCGGACGCTGATCACCGTCATGTGCATCTGCCGGGCGCCCCACTCGGCACCGGCCAGGCGCTCGGCCTCGGCGAGCAGCCGCCTGCCCAGGCCGCCGCCCTGCAGTTCGGGACGCACCGCGAACATCCCGAAGTACGCGTGGCCGCGGCGGTCCTCCACCTGGCAGCAGCCCAGGAGCGCGCCGTCGGACTCGGCCACGAGCATCCGGCTGTCCGGGCCCCGCAGGACCGCCAGCACCCCCTCGGAGTCGGTCCGCCGCCCCTGCACCAGGTCGGCCTCGGTGGTCCACCCCGCGCGGCTGGACTCCCCGCGGTAGGCCGACTCGATCAGCGCGACCAGGGCGGGCACGTCCGCGGCGGTGGCGGTACGGAAGGTCGCGGGCGCGACTGGCTGGACATCCATGACGGCGGAACTCCTGGGGTACGAGGGTGCGCCCCCAGGCTACAGAACCGTCCCACCAGGCGTTGGGCCGACCGGAGGCCGCTGCCTCGTCACCGCGCCTCGGTCCCGAACACCGGCATACAGGGCCAGCCACTGGTCGATGCGCGGCACGCCGTCGGCCGAGCGCCGCTGCTGCCCGTGGGGGACGTAGCCGAGCTTGGCTGGCCCCGCCCGGGACGCCGCGTTGTCGGCGAACGCCGTCGAGGCGGCCTCCACCGCGTCCAACCCGGCGAAGGCCAGGTGCAGCACGGCGGCCCGCAGCTCGGTGCCGATGCCCCGGCCCTGGAACGGCAGGCCCAGCCAGGAACTGGTGGACACGCTGCGCGTGACGGCGAAGTCCCGGGCGAACATGCTCTGCTCCCCGACGGGTTCGCCCCCGAAGAACCGGTGAGGTTCAGTGACCAGTCCGCCGGCTTCAGCGTCCCGGGTCACTCCAGTGGGACTGGACGACGCCGCGGCACAGTTCGGCCGCTGGGGCCTGGGTCCACGGTGCCAGGAACGGCATGTAGTCGGGGTGGTGGATTCCGGCCGCCGCGACCTCGGCCAGTTTCGTCAGCTCCTGCGGGCGGGCAGGGCAAGTTCCAGGCGCGGGGTCTTGAGACGGAGACCGAGCGGGGGGAATGACGGCGAGCACGCCGCATCCTCTCCGGACCGGCGGTGGCGGTCACCGGGATTTCCGAGCCGCCGCGCCCACCGCACGGCGCCCACCGCGCCGCGCCCGCGCGCCGCGCCCACCGCGCCGCGCCCGCCGCACGGCGCCGCCCGGGTCCCGCTGGCCCGCGCGGGTTCAGTGCGGCAGTACCCAGGCCGGGACCCAGGTCCCGGCGGCGCTGTGGCCGCCGGCGGTGGCGGCGAGGTGGGCGCGCAGGGTGGCCAGCGCCGGGTGGGGGTTGTCGCGGTGCCACAGCAGCGAGTGCGGGTAGACCGGTGCCGGGTCGGTCACCGCGATGCGGCGCAGCCGTGGTCGGCGGGCCAGACCA includes these proteins:
- a CDS encoding sensor domain-containing protein codes for the protein MGRRALVESLYLLTAPPGAVVGLLLLVGGLGVAAVGSLLPGGAPVAGRALALARWPGDLEWWRIGRLRSRTGVPGAGRRPRPREADAADPGLWLDLAHAVLVLPVVLVTSAVTALWWFVAVATATYPLRSQGSPGALRPMTLYAGSDRSHIALGLGLTSPGGRLGFAVTVCVLLLVTLPLVTRAAVAAQAGLGRALLPTVWALHRRISGLERERDSARAQAVAAVSAEARALRRLERDIHDGPQQHLVRLALELGRAQHHFDSRPGPAGSLRSAIHPGCGLPHPGPRVPGRVPDASGGGRPRRRVSVQWALTGSRTKTGITRSVFCWYSA
- a CDS encoding nitroreductase family deazaflavin-dependent oxidoreductase yields the protein MPLSGEYQPSPDQWVRDQVALYEGSGGTEGTTLRDVPVIVLTSLGTKSGKIRKNPLMRVEHQGAYAVVASQGGAPSHPAWYHNLVAHPLVELQDGAVRQDMTAREVQGAERDLWWSRAVEVWPDYAEYQQKTDRVIPVFVLEPVSAH
- a CDS encoding LLM class F420-dependent oxidoreductase: MVANAGTGDGAGTLAVWRNADGLTPELAVELEKLGYGRIWIGGSPDGDLAAAERLLDATSTIGLATGIVNIWKDDAKTVAASYQRLQERHPGRFLLGIGAGHREFTGERYVRPYEALVSYLDVLDAEGVPQDRRVLAALGPRVLRLAADRAGGAHPYLVTPEHTRTAREILGPDALLAPEQKVVLEADPVRARAIGRPRVEKPYLSLANYTSNLRRFGWSDQDLAGGGSDRLIDALAPHGTPEQAADALRAHLRAGADEVVVQLLTEDGELPEVGYRQLAEALQG
- a CDS encoding GNAT family N-acetyltransferase; amino-acid sequence: MDVQPVAPATFRTATAADVPALVALIESAYRGESSRAGWTTEADLVQGRRTDSEGVLAVLRGPDSRMLVAESDGALLGCCQVEDRRGHAYFGMFAVRPELQGGGLGRRLLAEAERLAGAEWGARQMHMTVISVREDLIAWYVRRGYARTGQLSDFPYGNERFGRPTRGDLRFELLVKELREMPQVSAGEREHVRPRVG
- a CDS encoding GNAT family N-acetyltransferase, with amino-acid sequence MTRDAEAGGLVTEPHRFFGGEPVGEQSMFARDFAVTRSVSTSSWLGLPFQGRGIGTELRAAVLHLAFAGLDAVEAASTAFADNAASRAGPAKLGYVPHGQQRRSADGVPRIDQWLALYAGVRDRGAVTRQRPPVGPTPGGTVL